The proteins below come from a single Triticum aestivum cultivar Chinese Spring chromosome 5D, IWGSC CS RefSeq v2.1, whole genome shotgun sequence genomic window:
- the LOC123121872 gene encoding uncharacterized protein, translating to MAFVAIHARLAVLPPRLSAAASSLRSAPPRTRLPPLSTSTGHIFRSLRCRRRPCRARAASITASLDLTEDNVRQAIVDAKAELAQLFDTSVGITGQVDLAELDGPFVKLRLKGKFWHTRATVVARIGNYLKNRIPEILEVEIEDEEQLDDSPAAY from the exons ATGGCCTTCGTCGCCATCCACGCCCGCCTCGCCGTCCTCCCCCCTCGCCTCAGCGCCGCCGCGTCGTCTCTCCGCTCCGCTCCTCCCCGCACCCGTCTCCCGCCGCTCAGCACGTCAACCGGACACATCTTCCGCAGCCTGCGGTGCCGGCGCCGGCCGTGTCGCGCTCGCGCCGCCTCCATCACCGCATCGCTCGACCTCACCGAGGACAACGTCCGGCAGGCCATCGTCGACGCAAAAGCCGAG CTGGCCCAGCTGTTCGACACGTCGGTCGGCATAACAG GGCAAGTTGATCTGGCGGAGCTGGACGGGCCGTTCGTGAAGCTCCGGCTGAAGGGCAAGTTCTGGCACACCCGCGCCACCGTCGTCGCGCGGATTGGCAACTACCTCAAGAACCGTATCCCG GAAATCTTGGAGGTGGAGATCGAAGATGAGGAGCAGCTTGACGACAGCCCCGCGGCTTACTGA